The Leptospiraceae bacterium genome includes the window TTTATATCGTCTTTTTTCAAATTCTTGTATTTAGGAAGTTTAACGACTAACGTATCTGTAGGAATTTCACGCGAGGTTTCAAGAATCACTTCGCGAACGATGGGAATTTTGAATTCCCCGATTTTCAATTCCTGATCCAAGAGCAACATTACTTCAACCTCTTTTCGCAGGCGACCAAGTCTGCTTTCGATACAAGTGCCGGAATAAAATATTCTACTCCTATATTTTCATAGGGTTGAGCGTTCAGGTTTTCCTCTCTCAATAGTCCGGCAAAATGTTCTGTTAGATAATAGAGAAGAGAAATGGACTCAAAAGTATCGCCTTCTTCTGCAATGTGAAAAGTCGGCTCTGTCGGAATATCCGGAATGTTTAACCGGTTACCGGCTACAAGATTTTCCCAATCCTTGATATGAGGATTGTTATCCCTGATTACAGGATAGAGTTCCCACTTATTATATAGCTTGGCAGAAATTCTCTGCAGGGTATCATTTTCCCGAATCGTATAGATCACAAAGAATCTCCCGTAGAATCAGAGCCAGCTTTGTCGAGAGCGTAATCTTCTTCGTCTGAAAGTGCCGTCAGGATGATTGGCTGGTTATATTGTATTCCGCTGTCCGGAAGCTCAAATGTTTTCAGAACAATATTTTTGATTTTTAATGCGTTAAGTCTATCGTTAATAACAGGCAGAGAAGTTTGTTCGATCCAAAGCGATCTCAGTTCTTTGAGTTTTGACAGCATGGATTGCAAAAGCGGAAGCGAAAAACTGTATGTCGCCGCAAGCAGGGTAAATTCTATTCTCACCTGCCAGTCATCAAACCCGGACATCTCTTTAATTGTGCCTTTACGTCCATTGATCTTGGTAACTGTAATAATCTTTTCCTGACGAAGACTGATTTTTGTCGCCGAGGGGAACTCATATCCGAACAGCTCGTCTCCGAGCGTTAGGCGATCTGTGTCCCCAACCAGAAATTCTGGCGATATATATCCTGCGGGGGCTGCGGCAGGCATTATGCGCTTACCTCTTCGTATTTTTCAATCTCTGCGAATAACGCATCCCCGATAATTTCCAGAAGATTTCTTTTGGCATCGGATGAGGAACTCATGTTTACCTGCCCGATGAGATTTGCAATGGACAATGTGATTCCTTTAGAAGACTTTCCCATTCCCGGAATTGAATTTTCTTCTTCGTCGGAATATTTCGGAATTATGGGAGATTTGGTTTGCAGATTTTGGTTGAATCTCTGCATGATCGGATTTGAATTCACTGGTTCAGAATCCATTCCGCCAACGATTGTTCTTATAATTGACCGACCCGAACTTGTCAGAGAAGACAGAGGCCCTTCATCTGCATCTGAATGCGGAAGAAGTTTTCCAATCGTATTTTCAAAAACTCCGGAGACGGTTTCCTTGAGCGCTGTCGCTTTTTCTGCGATTCCATTTTGAATTGTATCAATCAATGCCGATCCTGTATCTTTTACATTCGTCCAAACATCCGAAAGCCCTCCGGCTACATCGCTCATCATCGAACCTAAAAGAGATTTTCTTCTTCTGATCCCATCAACGAAAGTTTCAACAAATGCAGAACCCGATCCGGACAGGTTGGACAACGGTCCTTCATCCGCGTCCGAATGGGGAAGAAATCTTCCGATAGCTCCGAGTAAATCGATGACCGATTCTTTCAGAAAACTCACTCCTGAAACAATCCCTCCGGCAAATGTCTTTACAAATTTATTGCCGGACGTTTTCGCCAAATCTTCCAGAAAGTTAAATCCTATCCTGATACCGTTATACAACAAAGTTCCAATCATCGCAAACGGACTGACCATTCCAAGTAGAAATATATAGATCAGATTTTTTCCCCAATCCGGCAAAAAACTCCATGCGTTAGCTACATCGCCCGGAATCGAAGTCAGAAAGTTTTTTATCATATCCCAGTTTTTAATGATTAACAAAGGAAGCCAGATAAATGACCAGAGAGGAAGAAGAATCAATCCTATAATCCCTCTCATCCAGTCCGGCATTCCAGACCACCAGCCTTTTATCTTATCCCAATTTGCTATGAGTAGCGAGATTGCTACAATTGCGGCAGCAACTCCCAGAACAATCCATCCGAATGGATTTGATACAAGTCCGATATTGACAGCAATCATGAATGCACTAAACGCACCTTTTAACAAAAGCATTCCGCCTAACGCAACTCCTGCTATTGTTGCTATCTGTAAAAATGTTCCGATAAAGGATGCTATTTTTGGATTGGCTGCCATCAAATCATTCAGGCCTTCAAGTAATTTTACAGTCAGACCAACGACACTACTGAGCGGACCTGTTTCAATCGCCTTACCGACACGATCCTGAAATACACGCCATCCCTCTGATGCACGGTTTAGGAGCATAGGTAAACTATTCAGACGTTCTTGTTCCATTTTTGTAATGAATGAAAAATCCCTGTTTTTCGTTGCATTCTGGAATTGTAAGATATTCTCTTTGAGTTGTCCTGTTACTGGAACCAAAGCTTGAACTGCTTTTAATCCTTCCTCCGAAAATGCCTCGTTTAAAATCTTGGAATTTCTTGTCAGATCTCCTCCCATTTTCTTATTGATTTCATCAATCATATCTGGAACAGATTTCAGTTTGCCCTTTGCGTCAAATGCAGAAAGTCCAAGTTTTTGCATTCCCTCGACCGACTTCGATAAAAAGGCACGCAAGGAAGTTCCTGCAGTACCGGGAACCATCGTATTCAAGAGAGTTCCTAAGACTGCTGACTGCTCCTCAAGTGAAATAT containing:
- a CDS encoding LysM peptidoglycan-binding domain-containing protein; amino-acid sequence: MIYTIRENDTLQRISAKLYNKWELYPVIRDNNPHIKDWENLVAGNRLNIPDIPTEPTFHIAEEGDTFESISLLYYLTEHFAGLLREENLNAQPYENIGVEYFIPALVSKADLVACEKRLK
- a CDS encoding phage tail tape measure protein translates to MEGVFELGVVLSLKDLATSKLSEINDKWDKFRKTLGDTHEDVIKMDKALSQMKAGGAILSVGLAAGFLTASFLNARMQTSQLEADIRSLGLTQVDVDGITESAYRLSIRTGLTKEAILTGVYDIKSAISDLDSASLSGFTESVASAALATKGNFEQMSKLFGMTYHQFKKIYSEGMDPILDKDKKFDNIMFGKIIANNIAMASNIFRADGATIEQAMTSLGSTAASMNISLEEQSAVLGTLLNTMVPGTAGTSLRAFLSKSVEGMQKLGLSAFDAKGKLKSVPDMIDEINKKMGGDLTRNSKILNEAFSEEGLKAVQALVPVTGQLKENILQFQNATKNRDFSFITKMEQERLNSLPMLLNRASEGWRVFQDRVGKAIETGPLSSVVGLTVKLLEGLNDLMAANPKIASFIGTFLQIATIAGVALGGMLLLKGAFSAFMIAVNIGLVSNPFGWIVLGVAAAIVAISLLIANWDKIKGWWSGMPDWMRGIIGLILLPLWSFIWLPLLIIKNWDMIKNFLTSIPGDVANAWSFLPDWGKNLIYIFLLGMVSPFAMIGTLLYNGIRIGFNFLEDLAKTSGNKFVKTFAGGIVSGVSFLKESVIDLLGAIGRFLPHSDADEGPLSNLSGSGSAFVETFVDGIRRRKSLLGSMMSDVAGGLSDVWTNVKDTGSALIDTIQNGIAEKATALKETVSGVFENTIGKLLPHSDADEGPLSSLTSSGRSIIRTIVGGMDSEPVNSNPIMQRFNQNLQTKSPIIPKYSDEEENSIPGMGKSSKGITLSIANLIGQVNMSSSSDAKRNLLEIIGDALFAEIEKYEEVSA